From one Ascaphus truei isolate aAscTru1 unplaced genomic scaffold, aAscTru1.hap1 HAP1_SCAFFOLD_1627, whole genome shotgun sequence genomic stretch:
- the LOC142476628 gene encoding uncharacterized protein LOC142476628 — protein MDPRLLSFPVVLPERLEIKSEKEETDTEEHLTPIKEEIDAFPVCCFPVVVLESLEIKSEKEEPNTEEHLTPIKSETVQFPVSENGLNEEQNLSSDTSRSCLTTRSPEVPKNNDSCHILDTCREPVPHDGEFTELIQHTAETDSKYGSSKRYARDLRRSRGDQPFLCCQCGKSFSLDRDLLTHLCVSASEQTFICTDGGSSLSLKGKLLSHQMIQTSVTHFTCTVCGKQLGTKRTLRNHQRVHTGEKPFTCSECSKSFSQKADLLNHERIHTGEKPFTCTECGKSFSIKKELLIHEWIHRGENPFTCAECGKQFNTKSNFLRHQMTHTGEKPFTCTECGKQFHVKKNLLRHKMTHTGEKPFTCTECSKSFSQKTHLCNHERIHIGEKPFTCTECSKSFYTKAGLLIHELIHTGEKPFTCTECGKQFTIKSRLLKHQRIHTGEKPFTCTECGKQFNTKSHFLRHQMTHTGEKPFTCTECSKSFSTKAGLLIHERIHTGEKPFTCTECGKQFSIKKNLLSHQMTHTGEKPFTCTECGKQFSIKSNLLIHQMTHTGEKPFTCTECGKQFSIKKSLLGHQMTHTGEKPFTCTECGKQFHVKKNLLRHQMTHTGEKPFTCTECSKSFSQKTHLCNHERIHIGEKPFTCTVCEKQFSTKRKLLRHERIHTGEK, from the exons ATGGATCCACGCTTGTTAA gtttcccagtggttctaccggagaggttagagattaagtcagagaaagaagagaccgacactgaggaacatctgaccccaataaaggaagaaatagatgcatttcctGTTTGTT gtttcccagtggttgtgctggagagtttagagattaagtcagagaaggAAGAACCGaacactgaggaacatctgaccccaataaagagtgaaactgttcaatttcctgtctctg agaACGGCCTGAATGAGGAACAGAACTTGAGCTCTGATACATCCAGAAGCTGTCTGACTACTCGCAGCCCAGAAGTGCCAAAAAACAATGATTCCTGCCACATTTTAGACACGTGCAGGGAACCAGTGCCACatgatggtgaatttacagaGCTTATACAGCACACAGCGGAGACGGACTCTAAATAtgggtccagcaaaaggtatgcgagagatttaagaagaagccgtggtgatcagccttttctctgttgtcagtgtggcaaaagcttctcactggacagggacctgctcacacacctttgtgtcTCCGCTAGTGAGCAAACCTTTATATGTACAGATGGTGGGAGCAGTTTGTCACTGAAGGGGAAACTTCTTtcacaccagatgattcagacaTCAGTGACTCATTTtacttgtacagtgtgtgggaaacagttaGGTACCAAGAGGACCCTCCGCAATCATCAGAgggttcatacaggggagaaaccattcacatgttcagagtgtagtaaaagcttttctcagaaggcagatctcctcaaccatgagcggattcatacaggggagaaaccattcacatgtacagagtgtggtaaAAGCTTTTCTATAAAGAAAGAACTCCTCATCCATGAGTGGATTCATAGAGGGGAAAacccattcacatgtgcagagtgtgggaaacaattcaataCTAAGAGCAACTTCCTTcgtcaccagatgactcatacaggggagaaacccttcacatgtacagagtgtgggaaacaattccatGTTAAGAAAAACCTCCTCAGACAcaagatgactcatacaggggagaaaccattcacatgtacagaatgtagtaaaagcttttctcagaagACACATCTCTgcaaccatgagcggattcatataggggagaaaccattcacatgtacagagtgtagtaaaagcttttatACAAAGGCGGGACTCCTCATCCATGAgctgattcatacaggggagaaaccattcacatgtacagagtgtgggaaacaattcacaatTAAGAGCCGTCTCCTcaaacaccagaggattcatacaggagagaaaccattcacatgtacagagtgtgggaaacaattcaataCTAAGAGCCACTTCCTTcgtcaccagatgactcatacaggggagaaaccattcacatgtacagagtgtagtaaaagcttttctacaAAGGCGGGGCTCCtcatccatgagcggattcatacaggggagaaaccattcacatgtacagagtgtgggaaacaattcagtattaagaaaaacctcctcagtcaccagatgactcatacaggggagaaaccattcacatgtacagagtgtgggaaacaattcagtattaagagcaacctcctcatacaccagatgactcatacaggagaaaaaccattcacatgtacagaatgtgggaaacaattcagtattaagaaaagcctcctcggtcaccagatgactcatactggagagaaacccttcacatgtacagagtgtgggaaacaattccatGTTAAGAaaaacctcctcagacaccagatgactcatacaggggagaaaccattcacatgtacagaatgtagtaaaagcttttctcagaagACACATCTCTgcaaccatgagcggattcatataggggagaaaccattcacatgtacagtgtgtgagaaacaattcagtactaaaaGAAAACTCCTCAGACacgagaggattcatacaggagagaaatga